Proteins encoded by one window of Streptomyces uncialis:
- a CDS encoding FMN reductase, with protein sequence MTTKIAIITAGLRDPSSTRLLADRLEASVRAELTRAGDTVESSFVELRPLGRAIIDAMLSGFPTAPLEEAFGTVADADGVIAVTPAFNASFSGLFKSFFDVLPEDTFADMPVLIGASGGTERHSLVLEHALRPMFSYLHAIVSPRGVYAATDDFGSHESGAALGERVDRAAADYARLVQGCGPRRRQDPLTEDLATMERLLQHDPP encoded by the coding sequence ATGACCACCAAGATCGCGATCATCACCGCCGGGCTGCGGGATCCTTCCTCGACGCGTCTGCTGGCCGACCGGCTGGAGGCGTCCGTGCGCGCGGAACTCACCCGCGCGGGCGACACGGTGGAGTCCTCGTTCGTCGAACTGCGCCCACTGGGCCGCGCGATCATCGACGCGATGCTGAGCGGCTTCCCCACCGCGCCCTTGGAGGAGGCGTTCGGCACGGTCGCGGACGCCGACGGCGTCATCGCGGTCACCCCCGCGTTCAACGCGTCCTTCAGCGGGCTGTTCAAGTCGTTCTTCGACGTGCTGCCGGAGGACACGTTCGCGGACATGCCCGTGCTCATCGGGGCGTCCGGCGGCACGGAGCGGCACTCCCTGGTCCTGGAACACGCGCTGCGGCCGATGTTCTCCTATCTGCACGCCATCGTCTCGCCCCGGGGCGTCTACGCCGCCACCGACGACTTCGGCTCCCACGAGAGCGGCGCCGCCCTGGGCGAACGGGTCGACCGGGCGGCGGCCGACTACGCCCGCCTCGTCCAGGGCTGCGGGCCCCGCCGGAGGCAAGACCCCCTCACCGAGGACCTGGCCACCATGGAGCGCCTTCTCCAGCACGATCCACCATGA
- a CDS encoding hemerythrin domain-containing protein produces MSRRKTGGRGRDPYAGSGRARGQAPTRGGRPQGPAPTPAPKQRHSTKRALQESTRPTAPKPARDTGTTRQGHDEARRLIDVHNHYRRELAQVRDLLRQVRKGGATIDRARGRVNALALATADGGFSEICRAACRSLTEHHRLEDRGVFPHLRRSRRDLQPVLDRLDEEHRTIHSLLTDVDRALVHLARNPGDHGPVTKAIDLLTDTVLSHFAYEERELLGPLARYGFAPGRRR; encoded by the coding sequence ATGAGCAGAAGGAAGACCGGCGGCCGCGGGCGCGACCCGTACGCCGGAAGCGGCCGGGCGCGGGGGCAGGCGCCGACGCGCGGCGGCCGGCCGCAGGGACCGGCGCCGACCCCCGCGCCGAAGCAGCGCCACAGCACGAAACGCGCACTCCAGGAGTCCACCCGCCCCACCGCCCCGAAGCCCGCCCGGGACACCGGGACCACCCGCCAGGGCCACGACGAGGCCCGCCGTCTGATCGACGTACACAATCACTACCGGCGGGAGCTCGCACAGGTACGGGACCTGCTGCGCCAGGTCAGGAAGGGCGGCGCCACCATCGACCGGGCCCGCGGCCGGGTCAACGCCCTGGCCCTCGCCACCGCCGACGGCGGCTTCAGCGAGATATGCCGCGCCGCCTGCCGTTCCCTGACCGAGCACCACCGGCTGGAGGACCGCGGCGTCTTCCCCCATCTGCGGCGCAGCCGGCGCGACCTCCAGCCGGTCCTCGACCGGCTGGACGAGGAGCACCGCACCATCCACTCCCTGCTCACGGACGTGGACCGGGCCCTGGTCCACCTCGCCCGCAACCCCGGCGACCACGGCCCCGTCACCAAGGCGATCGACCTGCTCACCGATACCGTCCTGTCCCACTTCGCCTACGAGGAACGTGAGCTCCTCGGCCCTCTCGCCCGCTACGGCTTCGCCCCCGGACGCCGTCGCTGA
- the rutA gene encoding pyrimidine utilization protein A gives MEIGVFLPIGNNGWLISKSSPQYMPTFELNKAVVRSAEEYGLDFALSMIKLRGFGGETEFWDHCLESFTLTAALAAVTERIRLYASAPVLALPPAIAARMAVTIDAIAPGRAGVNIVTGWSPAEYAQMDLWPGDGHFADRYRRAAEYVTVLRQLWGEGTSDFQGEFYRMDDCVLSPRPVNGHIDILAAGQSGTGMRFAAEHADGNFILGSGVNTPLALSDATAALTEQVRTTGRDVGALALFMVIADETDHAARAKWKDYHDNADLAALGYLTEQTATDKDADASSTAKTVALPEGAVNLNMGTLVGSFATVAGMLDRISGIDGVTGVILVFDDFLEGMENFGTRIQPLMRSRTS, from the coding sequence ATGGAGATCGGGGTCTTTCTCCCCATCGGCAACAACGGCTGGCTCATCTCGAAAAGCTCTCCGCAGTACATGCCGACGTTCGAACTGAACAAGGCCGTCGTGCGGAGTGCCGAGGAGTACGGACTGGACTTCGCGCTGTCGATGATCAAGCTCAGGGGTTTCGGTGGCGAGACGGAGTTCTGGGACCACTGTCTTGAGTCGTTCACCCTGACGGCGGCCCTGGCCGCCGTCACGGAACGGATCAGGCTGTACGCGTCCGCGCCGGTCCTCGCCCTGCCCCCGGCGATCGCCGCCCGGATGGCGGTGACCATCGACGCGATCGCCCCCGGCCGGGCCGGGGTCAACATCGTCACCGGCTGGTCGCCCGCCGAGTACGCGCAGATGGATCTCTGGCCCGGGGACGGGCACTTCGCCGATCGATACCGGCGCGCCGCCGAATACGTCACCGTGCTACGGCAGTTGTGGGGCGAGGGTACGAGTGACTTCCAGGGCGAGTTCTACCGGATGGACGACTGTGTGCTGTCGCCGCGCCCGGTGAACGGACACATCGACATCCTCGCCGCCGGACAGAGCGGTACGGGTATGAGGTTCGCCGCCGAGCACGCCGACGGGAACTTCATCCTGGGCAGTGGGGTCAACACTCCGCTCGCACTCTCCGACGCCACCGCCGCACTCACCGAACAAGTACGTACGACCGGCCGTGACGTCGGCGCACTCGCGCTGTTCATGGTCATCGCGGACGAGACGGACCACGCCGCGCGGGCGAAATGGAAGGACTACCACGACAACGCCGACCTCGCCGCGCTCGGTTATCTGACGGAACAGACCGCGACGGACAAGGACGCCGACGCGTCCTCGACCGCGAAGACCGTGGCGCTCCCCGAGGGCGCGGTGAACCTCAACATGGGAACGCTCGTCGGGTCCTTCGCGACCGTCGCGGGGATGCTCGACCGGATCAGCGGGATCGACGGCGTCACAGGCGTCATCCTGGTCTTCGACGACTTCCTCGAAGGCATGGAGAACTTCGGCACCCGTATCCAGCCGCTCATGAGATCCCGTACCTCCTGA
- a CDS encoding LLM class flavin-dependent oxidoreductase: MTGTQFGIFTVGDVTPDPTTGRTPTEAERIRDTVAIARKVEEVGLDVFATGEHHNPPFVPSSPTTLLGYIAAVTERIILSTSTTLITTNDPVKIAEDFSVLQHLAEGRTDVMLGRGNTGPVYPWFGQDIRQALPLTVEHYGLLRRLWREEVVDWDGKLRTPLQSFTLAPRPLDGIPPFVWHGSIRSPEIAELAAYYGDGYFANHIFWPASHTRTMIELYRQRFEHHGHGTPEAAIVGLGGHVFIRPNSQDAVREFRPYFDNAPVYGHGPSLEEFSSLTPLTVGSPQQVIEKTLGFREYAGDYQRQLFLVDHAGLPLKTVLEQLDLLGGEVVPVLRKEFAVGRSPDAPDAPTHQSLLRARDAEAASQSPQSSQTTGS, encoded by the coding sequence ATGACCGGTACGCAGTTCGGCATCTTCACCGTGGGTGACGTGACCCCCGACCCGACCACGGGCCGTACGCCGACCGAGGCGGAGCGCATCCGGGACACCGTGGCCATCGCGAGGAAGGTGGAGGAGGTCGGGCTGGACGTCTTCGCCACCGGCGAGCACCACAACCCGCCCTTCGTACCGTCCTCACCGACCACCCTGCTCGGCTATATCGCGGCGGTGACCGAGCGGATCATCCTGTCGACGTCCACCACGCTGATCACCACGAACGACCCGGTGAAGATAGCCGAGGACTTCAGCGTGCTCCAGCACCTGGCCGAGGGACGGACCGATGTGATGCTGGGGAGGGGGAACACCGGGCCGGTGTACCCCTGGTTCGGCCAGGACATCCGCCAGGCGCTCCCGCTGACCGTCGAGCACTACGGGCTGCTGCGCCGTCTGTGGCGTGAGGAGGTGGTCGACTGGGACGGCAAGCTGCGCACCCCGTTGCAGAGCTTCACCCTGGCCCCCCGTCCGCTGGACGGCATTCCGCCCTTCGTGTGGCACGGCTCCATCCGCAGCCCCGAGATCGCCGAACTGGCCGCCTACTACGGGGACGGGTACTTCGCCAACCACATCTTCTGGCCCGCCTCCCACACCCGCACGATGATCGAGCTCTACCGGCAGCGCTTCGAGCACCACGGGCACGGCACCCCGGAGGCGGCCATCGTCGGACTGGGCGGACATGTCTTCATCCGGCCCAACAGCCAGGACGCGGTACGGGAGTTCCGTCCCTACTTCGACAACGCGCCGGTGTACGGGCACGGGCCGTCGCTGGAGGAGTTCAGCTCGCTCACACCTCTGACGGTCGGCTCTCCCCAGCAGGTGATCGAGAAGACCCTCGGCTTCCGTGAGTACGCGGGGGACTACCAGCGCCAGCTCTTTCTCGTCGACCACGCCGGACTGCCGCTGAAGACGGTGCTGGAACAGCTCGATCTCCTGGGCGGCGAGGTCGTGCCGGTACTGCGCAAGGAGTTCGCCGTCGGCAGGTCCCCCGACGCCCCGGACGCCCCCACGCATCAGTCGCTGCTGCGGGCGCGGGACGCGGAAGCAGCGTCGCAGTCACCGCAGTCATCGCAGACCACGGGGAGTTGA